A stretch of the Hyperolius riggenbachi isolate aHypRig1 chromosome 11, aHypRig1.pri, whole genome shotgun sequence genome encodes the following:
- the C11H11orf16 gene encoding uncharacterized protein C11orf16 homolog: protein MDHCIRSLCLDHKYCSVTAPLATHACHSVITHPEPLCSCTGHPCVTHRHHGAHGRCSCTGHLPHYTSMMCKKVNVLPTLPCLPTLVRLETVLARRDPDGFYYQGVVRHEEEPGVFLIEFSKPCVQSERYPAMLQKTSVSDIIQYDDAQRHSIVPGDNVLAPWEPELARYGPGTVILGLETRDPLRVMEDEQLTVSFWNGKKANVPLGVALWISPTVYRRIVDMLHHPISGHQHHEDRGGNTTTYVITDRGTTVPVPVCATDHFHRWNHHPAHHPHPTHQHCACCCFPSHQTCTCCYDPKCQSWWPLSPRTTVYVQGKKETGDDKRSYSTITEGEKSRTDNHYFSASSESENEESLEDDTDGETYLSKTTQSTMVDSAVNTDSSLWDKQRTDFSDRPDWKYWKHSQPEPFHRKPGIIKSKSKKSIKDSRAPVPDSFGSTNRSALFETVLDPPARRLTVKDILTHKDLVQTEMNPPPSAAERLGQSEVEKLRRKEAILQKRLQQKLKHREWEEKREEDSSKKYSGSQEAHRKKTQNRLENEELKVREREMKNATNIKAKMAACEERKERNLTEAAEDKKREQRRLDHLRKVREKIDQREFEKCAANEQKDIDHMAAQRRRTEDHYRQIAEKVFQAEQGEKQRVRYAEA from the exons ATGGACCACTGTATCCGCTCGCTCTGTCTGGACCACAAATATTGCAGCGTGACCGCACCACTCGCCACACACGCCTGCCACAGTGTGATTACACACCCGGAACCTCTGTGCAGCTGTACAGGTCACCCCTGTGTCACCCATCGCCATCATGGtgcacacggaag ATGTTCCTGTACGGGTCACCTTCCCCACTACACCAGCATGATGTGTAAAAAGGTGAACgtgttgcccacacttccctgccTCCCCACACTGGTCAGGCTGGAGACTGTGCTCGCTCGCAGGGACCCTGATGGATTTTATTACCAGGGAGTTGTGAGGCACGAG GAGGAGCCGGGCGTCTTCCTGATTGAGTTCAGTAAGCCGTGTGTGCAGAGTGAGCGCTACCCCGCCATGCTGCAGAAGACAAGCGTCAGTGACATCATCCAGTATGACGACGCACAGCGGCATTCCATAGTTCCTGGCGACAATGTCTTGGCCCCCTGGGAACCGGAACTGGCCCGATATGGCCCTGGGACCGTCATTCTAGGCCTGGAGACCAGAGACCCCCTACGTG TTATGGAGGATGAACAGCTGACCGTTAGTTTTTGGAATGGGAAGAAGGCGAACGTTCCGCTGGGTGTGGCCCTATGGATCTCGCCTACAGTTTACCGGAGGATTGTGGACATGCTACATCACCCTATCAGTGGTCACCAACACCACGAGGACAGAGGAGGGAACACCACAACCTATGTCATCACTGACCGCGGTACCACAGTGCCCGTCCCTGTGTGTGCTACTGACCACTTCCATCGGTGGAATCATCACCCTGCCCATCACCCGCACCCCACCCATCAacactgtgcctgctgctgcTTCCCCAGCCACCAAACCTGCACCTGCTGCTATGACCCCAAGTGCCAGAGCTGGTGGCCGCTGTCACCCAGGACCACCGTCTACGTCCAGGGCAAGAAAGAGACTGGGGATGACAAGAGATCATATTCCACCATAACAGAGGGAGAGAAGTCCAGGACCGACAATCACTATTTCTCAGCTTCCTCAGAAAGTGAGAATGAGGAGTCCCTGGAGGATGACACAGATGGAGAGACGTACCTATCCAAGACCACACAAAGTACAATGGTGGACAGTGCGGTCAACACAGATTCCAGCTtgtgggacaaacagaggacagacTTCAGTGACCGACCCGACTGGAAATATTGGAAACACAGCCAGCCGGAGCCCTTCCACCGCAAACCAG GAATTATCAAGTCAAAAAGTAAAAAGTCCATCAAGGATTCCAGAGCCCCCGTACCCGACAGTTTTGGATCCACCAATCGTAGTGCTCTGTTTGAGACAGTACTGGATCCTCCCGCCAGGCGCCTTACAGTGAAAGATATTTTAACGCATAAAGATTTAGTCCAAACAGAAATG AACCCGCCCCCTTCTGCCGCCGAGCGCCTCGGCCAATCAGAAGTGGAAAAACTGCGGCGCAAAGAAGCAATTCTTCAGAAACGGCTGCAGCAGAAGCTAAAGCATCGGGAATGGGAGGAAAAGAGGGAAGAAGATTCCAGTAAGAAGTACAGCGGCAGCCAAGAAGCCCACAG GAAGAAGACACAGAATCGCCTGGAGAACGAGGAGCTGAAAGTGAGGGAGAGGGAGATGAAGAATGCCACCAATATAAAAGCCAAGATGGCCGCCTGCGAGGAGCGCAAAGAGAGGAACCTGACAGAGGCTGCAGAGGACAAAAAGAGGGAGCAGCGCAGgctggaccacctgaggaaagtGCGGGAGAAAATCGACCAGAGGGAGTTTGAGAAGTGCGCGGCCAATGAGCAGAAAGACATAGACCACATG GCTGCGCAGCGTCGGAGGACTGAAGACCATTACAGGCAAATCGCGGAGAAGGTGTTCCAGGCTGAGCAGGGAGAGAAGCAGAGAGTGCGGTATGCGGAAGCCTAG